In one window of Sandaracinaceae bacterium DNA:
- a CDS encoding pyridoxal-phosphate dependent enzyme, translating into MSERALHTHFPALTRAVPMASLGRFPTPVQALAPLRARFGPATPELWVKRDDQSAEAYGGNKVRTLEVLFADALAQGATRVVSTGAFGSNHAAATVLHARRVGLEPGALLFPQPPSAAARENLEVTLTHGAFVEELSHWSSLPYGLARTALRDRREGRRSYVMVPGGATPLGALGYVSAAFELAEQVARGELPAPRRVVVAVGSTCTTAGLLLGFTLAARMGLGFHTPPLVHAVRVTPWPVTSHARIVQLALRTADLLTTHGALGHGGAGAAPERAQLDALLRVDGRYLGLGYGRVTAGGLDAIARFTLAGGPPLDTGYSGKSGAGFLDLAREATEGPLLFWATKSSAPLPPAFAPGPSGHGRGREVLRSLPRMRAFLA; encoded by the coding sequence ATGAGCGAGCGCGCGCTGCACACCCACTTCCCGGCGCTGACGCGGGCGGTGCCCATGGCGTCGCTCGGTCGGTTCCCCACACCCGTTCAGGCGCTCGCCCCCCTGCGCGCGCGCTTCGGCCCCGCGACCCCGGAGCTGTGGGTCAAGCGCGACGACCAGAGCGCGGAGGCCTACGGTGGAAACAAGGTGCGCACGCTCGAGGTCCTGTTCGCGGACGCGCTCGCGCAGGGGGCCACCCGCGTCGTCTCCACCGGAGCGTTCGGCAGCAATCACGCCGCTGCGACGGTGCTGCACGCGCGACGCGTGGGCCTCGAACCCGGTGCGCTGTTGTTCCCGCAGCCCCCGTCCGCGGCGGCACGCGAGAACCTCGAGGTCACGCTCACGCACGGCGCGTTCGTCGAGGAGCTCTCGCACTGGTCGTCCCTGCCGTACGGCCTCGCGCGCACGGCGCTGCGCGATCGGCGGGAGGGGCGTCGTTCATACGTCATGGTCCCCGGCGGGGCCACGCCCCTCGGCGCGCTGGGCTACGTCTCCGCGGCGTTCGAGCTGGCCGAGCAGGTGGCGCGCGGCGAGCTCCCCGCGCCAAGGCGCGTGGTGGTGGCGGTGGGCAGCACCTGCACCACGGCCGGGCTGTTGCTGGGCTTCACGCTCGCGGCGCGCATGGGCTTGGGGTTCCACACTCCGCCGCTCGTCCACGCCGTCCGTGTGACGCCGTGGCCCGTGACCAGCCACGCGCGCATCGTGCAGCTGGCGCTGCGCACGGCGGACCTACTGACGACGCACGGCGCGCTCGGCCACGGTGGCGCGGGCGCGGCGCCGGAGCGTGCGCAGCTGGACGCGCTGCTGCGCGTGGATGGGCGCTACCTGGGCCTCGGCTATGGTCGCGTGACGGCCGGCGGCCTGGACGCCATCGCCCGCTTCACACTCGCTGGGGGGCCGCCGCTGGACACGGGCTACAGCGGAAAGAGCGGCGCCGGCTTCTTGGACCTGGCGCGCGAGGCCACCGAGGGGCCGCTGTTGTTCTGGGCCACGAAGTCGAGCGCCCCCCTTCCGCCCGCCTTCGCGCCGGGCCCCAGCGGACACGGCCGCGGTCGCGAGGTGCTGCGGAGTCTGCCGCGCATGCGCGCGTTCCTGGCGTGA